In Parasegetibacter sp. NRK P23, a single genomic region encodes these proteins:
- the thrA gene encoding bifunctional aspartate kinase/homoserine dehydrogenase I, whose protein sequence is MQVLKFGGSSVATAENLKKVAAISVQAMQQKPAVVVVSALGGVTDQLLAAGNLAAGGNEQYRNVLQQLEQRHLDMVRELLPVTSQSATLSLVKQHFNTLESICDGVFLLQELSLRIKDKIAAYGEKLSSQILSAYLHAQSVAHELLEATELIRTSSDFGNATVYFSATNLAIKNKLEEKKARLYVTQGFTGSDEKGQITTLGRGGSDYTAAIFAAALPADVLEIWTDVSGMMTADPRLVSNARIIPHISYQEAMELSHFGAKVIYPPTVQPVMSRNIPVLIKNTFKPEDPGTFITQQAPDDGELIRGISSIPNMALLSLEGSGMVGIPGFSRRLFDALAAEKINVILITQSSSEHSICVAVNEAEADAAKHAVDKEFVHEITSGGVEPLRVERSLCVVAVVGDQMKSHPGISGKMFEALGRNGINVRAIAQGSSEKNISAVLSMHDVKKAINVLHEAFFESGIKQLNLFVAGAGNVGGKLLEQLKQQKQFLMENFRLQINVIGLTNSRKMVLKEEGVNLDRWQEELAAGTDMSLDGFVEEVRKRNLRNSVFADVTANAEVAGVYERLLEKSVSVVACNKIACSSAYPRYKKLKSLASEYNALFLFETNVGAGLPVISTLNDLIKSGDRVHSIEAVLSGTLNFVFNHYNGTATFSEVVRQAQAEGYTEPDPRLDLSGTDVMRKIMILAREAGQVLEMDGITNNMFLPDSCIPGTVEDFYQAMVKEEAHFKKLYDDAAAKGCRLKFVASFKEGKASVGLQQIPPGHDFYDLKGKDNVVLFHTARYPELPLVVKGAGAGADVTASGVFADIIRIARI, encoded by the coding sequence ATGCAGGTGCTCAAATTTGGTGGCAGTTCCGTTGCCACCGCTGAAAATCTTAAAAAGGTGGCCGCCATCAGCGTACAGGCCATGCAACAGAAACCGGCCGTGGTGGTGGTTTCCGCACTGGGAGGCGTTACCGACCAACTGCTTGCCGCAGGCAACCTGGCAGCAGGTGGCAATGAACAATACCGCAACGTGCTGCAACAACTCGAACAAAGGCACCTCGATATGGTGCGCGAGCTATTGCCCGTCACTTCTCAAAGCGCAACACTGAGCCTCGTCAAGCAACACTTCAACACATTGGAAAGTATCTGCGACGGGGTTTTTCTTTTACAGGAACTTTCCCTGCGCATCAAAGATAAAATTGCAGCCTACGGCGAAAAGCTTTCTTCCCAAATCTTATCGGCTTACCTCCATGCTCAGTCTGTTGCGCATGAATTACTCGAAGCAACTGAACTCATCCGCACCAGTTCCGATTTCGGCAATGCCACCGTTTATTTCAGCGCCACCAACCTGGCCATCAAAAATAAACTGGAAGAGAAAAAAGCAAGATTATACGTTACGCAAGGGTTTACCGGCTCCGATGAAAAGGGACAGATCACCACCCTGGGAAGAGGTGGCTCTGATTATACCGCAGCCATCTTCGCCGCGGCCCTGCCCGCTGATGTACTGGAAATATGGACCGACGTTTCCGGCATGATGACCGCTGACCCACGCCTGGTAAGCAATGCGCGCATCATCCCGCACATCTCCTACCAGGAAGCGATGGAACTCTCACATTTCGGGGCGAAAGTAATCTACCCCCCTACTGTACAACCTGTGATGAGCAGGAACATTCCAGTGCTCATCAAAAACACTTTCAAACCCGAAGATCCGGGCACCTTCATTACCCAGCAGGCACCAGATGACGGTGAACTGATCCGTGGTATCTCCAGCATCCCGAACATGGCTTTGCTGAGCCTGGAAGGCAGTGGCATGGTGGGCATTCCCGGTTTCTCAAGAAGGTTATTCGATGCGCTGGCCGCTGAAAAAATCAATGTGATCCTGATCACACAAAGTTCTTCCGAACACTCCATTTGCGTGGCCGTGAACGAAGCTGAGGCAGATGCCGCGAAACACGCGGTGGATAAAGAATTTGTGCATGAAATAACTTCCGGGGGCGTAGAGCCGCTTCGTGTGGAACGTTCACTTTGCGTAGTAGCTGTGGTGGGCGACCAGATGAAAAGCCATCCCGGTATCAGTGGAAAAATGTTCGAAGCATTGGGCCGGAACGGTATCAACGTAAGGGCCATCGCGCAAGGATCTTCTGAAAAAAATATCTCCGCGGTACTCTCCATGCATGATGTGAAGAAAGCCATCAACGTATTGCACGAAGCCTTTTTTGAAAGCGGGATCAAACAACTGAACCTGTTCGTGGCAGGTGCAGGTAACGTGGGCGGAAAACTGCTGGAACAACTAAAGCAACAGAAACAGTTCCTGATGGAAAATTTCCGGTTACAGATCAACGTGATCGGACTTACCAACAGCAGGAAAATGGTATTGAAGGAAGAAGGTGTAAATCTTGACCGCTGGCAGGAAGAACTGGCCGCCGGAACCGATATGAGCCTGGATGGATTTGTGGAGGAAGTAAGAAAAAGAAACCTGCGCAACTCCGTGTTCGCCGATGTTACCGCGAACGCCGAAGTAGCCGGTGTATATGAAAGACTATTGGAGAAAAGTGTTTCCGTAGTGGCCTGTAACAAGATCGCCTGTTCGTCTGCATATCCCCGTTATAAAAAACTGAAATCACTGGCATCGGAATACAACGCGCTCTTCCTCTTCGAAACCAATGTTGGCGCAGGACTACCGGTGATCAGCACCCTGAACGACCTCATCAAGAGTGGCGACCGCGTGCACAGCATTGAAGCAGTGCTTTCAGGAACACTCAACTTTGTATTCAACCACTATAATGGTACCGCCACTTTTTCCGAAGTGGTACGCCAGGCCCAGGCCGAAGGATACACCGAACCCGATCCACGCCTCGACCTGAGTGGAACCGATGTGATGCGGAAGATCATGATCCTGGCACGCGAAGCGGGACAGGTGCTGGAAATGGACGGTATCACCAACAACATGTTCCTCCCCGATTCCTGCATACCGGGAACCGTGGAAGATTTTTACCAGGCTATGGTGAAAGAAGAAGCGCACTTTAAAAAGTTGTACGATGACGCCGCGGCGAAAGGGTGCAGGCTGAAGTTCGTCGCCTCTTTTAAAGAAGGAAAAGCCTCCGTTGGATTGCAGCAAATTCCTCCGGGCCACGATTTTTATGACCTGAAAGGAAAAGACAATGTGGTACTTTTCCATACTGCGCGTTATCCTGAACTTCCCCTCGTGGTGAAAGGCGCGGGAGCCGGTGCAGATGTGACCGCTTCAGGTGTTTTCGCGGACATCATCCGCATCGCGAGAATCTAG
- a CDS encoding homoserine kinase — MSSIKIYAPATVANVVCGFDIIGFALQDPNDEMYMRLSDKPGVTIRNLDDYNLPTEPEKNVAGAALLAMLEQLPPGTGFEVEIRKNIKPGSGIGSSAASAAGAVVGANALLDNKFSREDLVRFAMFGEKVASGVKHADNIAPCIYGGFTLIRSIFPLDIIPLQAPPLHVTVVHPQIEVRTSDARSILKQKVLLKDAIRQWGNIAGLVAGLTKGDYALIGRSLEDVIIEPVRSILIPGFDEVKQKCAEAGALGGGISGSGPSVFMLSESQSTAKQVEKVMAEVYTRIGIDFHTYVTTVNNGGARVELV; from the coding sequence ATGTCATCAATTAAAATATATGCGCCGGCAACTGTGGCCAACGTGGTTTGCGGCTTCGATATCATCGGCTTCGCCTTACAGGACCCGAACGATGAAATGTACATGCGTTTGAGCGATAAGCCCGGGGTTACCATCCGTAATCTGGACGATTACAACCTGCCCACCGAACCGGAAAAGAACGTGGCTGGCGCAGCCTTGCTTGCCATGCTCGAACAATTGCCACCCGGCACGGGGTTTGAGGTGGAGATCAGGAAAAACATTAAACCCGGCAGCGGAATCGGATCCAGCGCTGCAAGTGCAGCGGGAGCGGTCGTAGGCGCGAACGCGCTGCTGGACAATAAATTCTCAAGGGAAGACCTTGTACGTTTTGCCATGTTCGGGGAAAAAGTAGCCTCCGGCGTAAAACACGCGGACAACATCGCACCCTGTATTTATGGGGGGTTCACGTTGATCCGTTCCATATTTCCGCTGGACATCATTCCATTACAGGCGCCACCGCTCCATGTAACTGTCGTGCATCCGCAGATAGAAGTGCGAACCTCCGATGCCCGCAGTATCCTGAAGCAGAAAGTGCTGCTGAAAGACGCCATCCGACAATGGGGCAACATCGCCGGACTGGTGGCTGGTCTAACCAAAGGAGATTACGCGCTGATAGGCCGTTCCCTGGAAGATGTAATTATTGAACCGGTACGCAGTATCCTGATCCCGGGATTCGATGAAGTAAAACAAAAATGCGCGGAGGCTGGTGCATTAGGTGGCGGCATCTCCGGTTCAGGGCCATCGGTATTCATGTTAAGCGAAAGCCAGTCAACCGCAAAACAGGTGGAGAAAGTAATGGCCGAAGTGTATACCCGTATCGGCATCGATTTCCATACCTATGTTACCACAGTGAACAACGGAGGGGCAAGGGTGGAACTGGTATAG
- the thrC gene encoding threonine synthase — MIYKSLNKKAPDVSFREAAIQGQAPDKGLYYPEYIPKLEEDFLEELPHLSKADIGFKVMKPFVAGTIPDDVLFNIVDETTNFPFPLVPVNNSNIYALELFHGPTLAFKDVGARFMSRCLGYFAKEKSEKITVLVATSGDTGGAVAHGFHNVPGVEVVILYPSGRVSPVQEKQLTTLGGNITALEVSGNFDDCQRMVKDAFMDEELNKKLFLTSANSINVARWLPQQLYYFFAYQQWDKNALPPVVSVPSGNFGNICAGMVAAASGLPIKHFIAACNANDVVPRFLQSGHYKPEQAVATISNAMDVGSPSNFVRVLELFQNDIQELKFALSGYTVSDDTTRETISKVYTQYKYLLDPHGAVGYKALEMYLEQFPERKGIVLETAHPVKFPDSIEEITGKPVEIPGSVAGIMKLEKKSIELDATSDALKSWLLNR; from the coding sequence GTGATCTACAAAAGTTTAAATAAAAAAGCCCCTGATGTCAGCTTCCGCGAAGCGGCCATCCAGGGACAGGCGCCTGATAAAGGACTTTATTACCCGGAATATATTCCAAAGCTGGAAGAAGATTTTCTGGAAGAATTGCCGCATCTTTCCAAAGCGGATATCGGCTTCAAAGTGATGAAGCCATTTGTAGCCGGAACGATCCCGGATGATGTATTGTTCAATATCGTGGACGAAACCACCAACTTCCCGTTCCCCCTCGTTCCGGTAAACAACAGCAATATATATGCGCTGGAACTGTTTCACGGTCCAACCCTTGCGTTCAAAGATGTAGGCGCGCGCTTTATGAGTCGTTGCCTGGGTTATTTCGCCAAAGAAAAAAGTGAAAAAATAACTGTGCTGGTAGCTACTTCGGGAGATACCGGCGGTGCCGTAGCGCACGGGTTTCACAATGTGCCGGGTGTGGAAGTAGTGATTCTCTATCCTTCCGGAAGGGTTTCTCCCGTACAGGAGAAACAACTGACCACACTGGGCGGAAACATCACCGCACTGGAAGTGAGTGGTAATTTTGATGATTGTCAGCGGATGGTGAAAGACGCTTTCATGGACGAAGAACTGAATAAAAAACTATTCCTTACTTCAGCCAATTCCATCAACGTGGCGCGCTGGCTGCCCCAGCAATTGTATTATTTCTTCGCGTACCAGCAATGGGATAAAAACGCATTACCTCCTGTTGTTTCCGTTCCCAGCGGCAACTTCGGCAACATCTGCGCAGGTATGGTGGCGGCCGCATCCGGATTGCCCATCAAACATTTTATCGCCGCCTGCAATGCGAACGATGTGGTACCACGTTTCCTTCAAAGCGGTCATTACAAACCCGAACAGGCCGTAGCCACGATCTCCAACGCGATGGACGTGGGCAGCCCGAGTAACTTCGTTCGTGTGCTGGAACTGTTTCAGAACGATATCCAGGAACTGAAATTCGCTTTGAGTGGATACACTGTTTCAGACGACACCACAAGGGAAACTATCAGCAAAGTATATACGCAGTATAAATATTTGCTTGATCCGCATGGCGCCGTTGGCTACAAGGCCCTTGAAATGTACCTGGAGCAATTCCCGGAAAGAAAAGGGATCGTACTGGAAACAGCGCACCCTGTGAAGTTCCCCGATAGCATTGAAGAAATTACAGGGAAACCAGTGGAAATACCAGGCTCGGTAGCAGGTATCATGAAGCTGGAAAAGAAAAGTATAGAGCTGGATGCTACATCTGATGCGCTGAAAAGCTGGTTGCTGAACCGATAA
- a CDS encoding OmpA family protein, translating to MKKLFALVLLVGTVPLFAEAQVLNRMKKNVERTAERKVQSKVSQKTGEAVDEVFEKMEKKEGEKDKKKNESASTSKETTQKKASGNTTRTYSRKQDPELSFDGEILFNENFTSTRSGDLPASLVSSTGGEVMALDAGKGLLLYPNSNYLLKKSLPENFALEFDLTLHNVPASLYNTYFNVYLQEMNTLKHNDPKNRYGAFGFSLWGDAKEHQLDVFNKKAQYEIKEKVPFDIKNNIVEQTARFVALVNGNRLRLFINGEKVVDSPELLSGFKAGFVNFRLNGTKKEEGHQFILQNIKITAIEKDLRAQLLEDGLFSTSNILFASGSAELSADSYELLRKIGSVLKESNAAFEVVGHTDSDGDAAKNKLLSEQRAGSVKKFLVQQCAVPEKNLSIKGRGEEAPTAPNTTEEGKRKNRRVEFRKIQ from the coding sequence ATGAAAAAGTTATTTGCTTTGGTTCTCCTGGTGGGAACAGTACCGCTTTTCGCGGAAGCGCAGGTGCTCAACAGAATGAAGAAAAACGTGGAAAGAACCGCGGAACGGAAAGTACAATCGAAAGTGTCTCAGAAAACGGGCGAAGCGGTAGATGAAGTGTTTGAGAAGATGGAGAAAAAAGAAGGGGAGAAGGATAAAAAGAAAAATGAATCAGCCTCAACGTCAAAAGAGACCACTCAAAAAAAGGCATCCGGAAATACAACAAGAACCTACAGCCGAAAGCAGGATCCGGAACTTTCTTTCGATGGTGAAATACTTTTCAACGAAAATTTTACTTCCACCCGTTCGGGCGACCTTCCCGCCTCCCTGGTGAGCAGTACGGGCGGCGAAGTGATGGCGTTGGATGCCGGCAAAGGTTTATTGTTATATCCCAACAGTAACTACCTGCTGAAGAAATCGCTCCCGGAAAATTTCGCGCTCGAATTCGATCTTACCCTGCACAATGTACCCGCCAGTTTGTACAATACTTATTTTAACGTGTATTTGCAGGAAATGAATACGCTGAAACACAATGACCCGAAGAACAGGTACGGTGCTTTCGGATTCAGTTTATGGGGCGATGCAAAAGAGCATCAACTGGATGTATTCAATAAAAAAGCGCAGTACGAAATCAAAGAGAAAGTACCCTTCGACATAAAGAACAACATCGTGGAACAAACAGCCCGGTTCGTGGCATTGGTGAATGGCAACCGGCTTCGTTTGTTCATCAACGGGGAAAAAGTAGTGGATAGTCCCGAATTGCTTTCCGGCTTCAAAGCGGGTTTCGTGAATTTCAGGCTGAACGGAACTAAGAAGGAAGAGGGCCACCAGTTCATTCTTCAGAACATAAAGATCACCGCAATTGAAAAGGACCTCCGTGCACAGTTACTGGAAGATGGGCTTTTCAGCACGAGTAATATTCTTTTCGCATCCGGTTCCGCGGAGCTGTCTGCTGATTCTTATGAATTGCTCCGAAAAATTGGTTCGGTACTGAAAGAGAGCAATGCTGCTTTTGAAGTAGTAGGTCATACCGATAGCGATGGCGATGCCGCGAAGAATAAACTACTTTCCGAACAAAGGGCAGGCAGTGTGAAGAAATTCCTCGTCCAGCAATGTGCTGTACCTGAAAAGAACCTGTCTATAAAAGGAAGAGGGGAAGAAGCGCCTACGGCCCCAAACACCACCGAAGAAGGCAAAAGAAAGAACAGAAGGGTGGAGTTCAGAAAAATTCAGTAA
- a CDS encoding helix-turn-helix domain-containing protein, giving the protein MYQQFEAPPSLKDFVSFLYVMEVSADTATPLPELLMPSGTGVFGCQYAGCWNIKSAVLNGALPPFYVVGQQTVSYTLTASPPLCGIVGAALKPTAIWYFLRKDCTGFTNTLQNPTEIWGEAFLVFREQYTLLDDLSARKNALISFLESVSAGITFEEDIVEMALAEIFRTKGCLTTADICAKLPISERYLQIQFKKKVGLSPGAYARIIRFNNMFLEFSKHKGQHDLAFITALFNYYDAAHFNKDFKKFCGEAPSSFQLENFHLLMDLIRNGPYLTKVSE; this is encoded by the coding sequence ATGTACCAACAGTTTGAAGCGCCGCCATCTTTAAAGGATTTTGTATCCTTCCTCTACGTGATGGAGGTTTCTGCTGATACCGCCACACCGCTTCCGGAATTGCTGATGCCCTCCGGAACCGGCGTTTTCGGCTGCCAGTATGCGGGCTGCTGGAACATTAAGAGTGCCGTGCTCAATGGAGCGCTCCCGCCTTTTTATGTGGTAGGACAACAAACCGTGAGTTATACGCTTACCGCTTCTCCGCCGTTATGTGGTATTGTGGGGGCCGCGCTCAAACCTACGGCGATCTGGTATTTTTTGAGAAAGGATTGCACCGGCTTCACCAATACCTTGCAGAATCCCACCGAAATATGGGGTGAAGCGTTCCTTGTTTTCAGGGAGCAGTACACCTTACTCGATGATCTTTCCGCAAGAAAAAATGCGTTGATCTCCTTCCTGGAATCGGTTTCTGCGGGTATTACTTTTGAGGAAGATATTGTGGAAATGGCCCTGGCGGAAATTTTCAGAACAAAAGGATGCCTTACTACCGCTGATATATGTGCGAAGTTGCCCATCAGCGAAAGATACCTCCAGATCCAGTTCAAAAAGAAAGTCGGTCTTTCTCCCGGTGCCTACGCGCGGATCATACGTTTCAACAATATGTTTCTAGAATTTTCCAAACACAAGGGGCAGCATGATCTCGCATTCATTACCGCGCTGTTCAATTATTACGATGCGGCGCATTTTAATAAAGACTTTAAAAAATTCTGCGGCGAAGCGCCTTCCTCCTTCCAACTGGAAAATTTCCATCTGCTGATGGACCTGATCCGGAACGGGCCCTATCTTACCAAGGTGTCCGAATAA
- a CDS encoding circularly permuted type 2 ATP-grasp protein — MLREIWDEMNDQGNVRPHYQNLFQQLRGTTLDTLRTKDTLAGELFMNQGITFTVYNDNTGIERIFPFDIIPRIITSSEWAHIEAGIRQRITALNHFLNDIYSNQQIIKDGVIPAALISSCSQFTREVFGIKVPHDIHVHIAGIDLIRDNDGTFYILEDNLRTPSGVSYMLENREVTKRIFPDVLATNNVRMINNYPLLLHEILNAHSPRAISKPTVVILTPGVFNSAYYEHSFLARQMGIPLVEGKDLVVNNHIVYMKTTHGLERVDVIYRRIDDEFIDPLEFRPDSLLGVPGIISAYRKGNVALINAVGNGVADDKAVYSYVPAMIRYYLNEDPILPNVPTYQLSDPEQRDHVFKNIHKMVIKRTDQSGGYGMVMGNTATEAELEKVKLDILQQPREFIAQPIIRLSTVPCFLNGTFQPRHVDLRPYALCGPDGIHIVPGGLTRVALREGSLVVNSSQGGGSKDTWIIDL; from the coding sequence CTGCTCAGGGAAATATGGGACGAAATGAACGACCAGGGCAACGTGCGCCCCCATTACCAGAACCTCTTCCAGCAACTGCGCGGCACCACACTGGATACGCTCCGCACCAAAGACACGCTGGCAGGGGAACTTTTTATGAACCAGGGCATCACCTTCACGGTATATAACGACAATACCGGTATCGAACGCATTTTCCCCTTCGATATCATTCCCCGCATCATCACCTCCTCTGAATGGGCCCACATTGAAGCGGGCATCCGCCAGCGTATTACGGCGCTGAACCATTTCCTGAACGATATCTATTCCAACCAGCAGATCATTAAAGACGGCGTTATTCCCGCCGCGCTCATCTCTTCCTGCAGCCAGTTCACCCGGGAAGTTTTCGGAATCAAAGTACCGCACGATATCCATGTACATATTGCGGGCATCGACCTGATCCGTGACAACGACGGTACATTCTATATTCTGGAAGACAACCTCCGCACGCCTTCCGGCGTTTCCTACATGCTCGAGAACCGCGAGGTAACCAAACGCATTTTCCCCGATGTGCTGGCCACGAACAATGTGCGGATGATCAACAACTACCCGTTGCTGCTGCACGAAATACTGAACGCGCATTCCCCCCGTGCCATCAGTAAACCTACTGTGGTGATTCTTACGCCCGGCGTATTCAACTCGGCGTACTATGAACACAGTTTCCTAGCCCGACAGATGGGGATTCCACTGGTGGAAGGAAAAGACCTGGTGGTGAACAACCATATCGTGTATATGAAAACCACGCACGGTTTGGAAAGAGTGGATGTGATTTACAGAAGGATAGACGATGAATTCATTGATCCCCTGGAATTCAGGCCCGATAGTTTATTGGGTGTTCCCGGCATCATCAGCGCTTACCGCAAAGGGAATGTGGCGCTCATCAACGCCGTGGGCAATGGGGTGGCCGATGACAAAGCCGTGTATTCTTATGTCCCGGCGATGATCCGTTATTACCTGAATGAAGATCCGATCCTGCCGAATGTGCCCACTTACCAATTGAGCGATCCGGAACAACGGGATCATGTTTTTAAGAACATTCATAAAATGGTGATCAAACGTACCGACCAGTCGGGCGGTTATGGCATGGTGATGGGCAATACCGCCACCGAAGCGGAACTGGAAAAAGTGAAGCTGGATATTCTTCAGCAACCTCGTGAATTCATCGCCCAGCCGATCATTCGTTTATCCACCGTGCCCTGCTTCCTGAACGGCACTTTCCAGCCACGCCATGTGGACCTCCGTCCGTACGCGTTGTGTGGTCCCGACGGTATCCATATTGTTCCCGGCGGACTCACCCGTGTGGCGCTCCGCGAAGGATCGCTGGTGGTGAACTCCTCGCAGGGCGGTGGAAGCAAAGACACCTGGATCATTGACCTGTAA
- a CDS encoding alpha-E domain-containing protein: MLSRIADALFWMNRYMERAEGLLRTVRTNYILSLDKSPYGVHSWRPVLKIFASLSEEELQAIEYNTSKSVYYLCMEKQNPNSLQQIIAKARENARGIQDNITKEVWEQVNQLYHLMNQPQTEKIIAGEDPMPVIDKLLNGTLQFVGVVDTTMSRDMSWSFMNMGKLLERCLLTIETMLSHFGNIDFNLSSRKDILYWRSLLFSLSGYELYLKTYRLSEQNNHILQMLVFNTDFPRSIRYCFDRMEKYLVDVLAKNNPEQKDRLLRQFGKMNSLVLYADASDIKDHEVRDFLCNIRASLLYFYQQLGQTFFSYT; encoded by the coding sequence ATGCTCAGTAGAATTGCCGATGCCCTTTTCTGGATGAACCGCTATATGGAACGCGCCGAAGGATTGCTGCGCACCGTACGCACCAACTATATCCTGTCGCTGGATAAAAGTCCTTATGGTGTGCATTCCTGGCGCCCAGTACTTAAAATATTCGCCTCTCTTTCCGAAGAAGAATTGCAGGCCATAGAATACAATACTTCGAAAAGCGTGTACTATCTCTGCATGGAAAAGCAGAACCCAAACTCCCTGCAACAGATCATCGCCAAAGCCCGGGAGAATGCCCGTGGCATACAGGACAACATCACCAAAGAAGTGTGGGAACAGGTGAACCAGTTGTACCACCTCATGAACCAGCCACAAACGGAAAAGATCATTGCCGGGGAAGACCCGATGCCGGTGATCGATAAACTACTGAACGGAACGCTCCAGTTTGTGGGCGTGGTGGATACCACCATGTCGCGCGATATGAGCTGGAGTTTCATGAATATGGGCAAACTCCTTGAAAGGTGTTTGCTCACCATCGAAACCATGTTGTCCCATTTCGGTAACATCGACTTCAACCTCAGTTCGAGGAAAGATATTCTCTATTGGAGAAGCTTACTCTTTTCCCTCTCCGGGTATGAACTTTACCTGAAAACCTACCGGCTTTCGGAGCAGAACAACCATATCCTCCAGATGCTGGTTTTTAACACCGATTTTCCCCGTTCCATCCGTTATTGCTTCGACCGCATGGAGAAATACCTGGTTGACGTGCTGGCGAAGAACAATCCTGAACAAAAGGATCGTCTCCTGCGCCAGTTCGGCAAAATGAACAGCCTTGTACTCTACGCAGATGCCAGCGATATCAAAGACCACGAAGTGCGTGATTTCCTGTGCAACATCAGGGCATCATTATTGTACTTTTACCAGCAACTGGGTCAAACGTTCTTTTCTTACACTTAA
- a CDS encoding transglutaminase family protein, with amino-acid sequence MPVFKIHHITRYEYDRPVTESMNAIRKYPLNVPGQETLQHDLHITHSPDVFSFVDYFGNRTGIFNILQPHRELTIESRMIVRTTGPSDPAIGYMGGFHQLESDKAGNLLLLELSQKEQIKAEKKITAIAGIILNPQDSVAATVMNCCNYIFSEFSYIKGITDVETTVDDILEHRSGVCQDFAHLMLQILRSLKIPARYVSGYICPNKNGMRGEGATHAWVEAWIPGQGWAGIDPTNNVWTTNTHVKLATGRNFKDCTPAKGMFRGRAYQRLSVYVSVGYESGQVFEEMNDVTTRFRDAPPLEDAEAQQQQ; translated from the coding sequence ATGCCTGTTTTCAAAATTCACCATATCACCCGTTACGAATACGACCGCCCCGTAACGGAAAGCATGAACGCCATACGAAAATACCCGCTGAACGTGCCCGGACAGGAAACGCTCCAGCACGACCTGCACATCACACATTCACCAGATGTGTTCAGTTTCGTGGATTATTTCGGGAACCGAACCGGGATCTTCAACATCCTTCAACCCCATCGCGAACTCACGATCGAGAGCCGCATGATTGTGCGCACTACCGGTCCCAGTGATCCGGCTATCGGCTACATGGGCGGTTTCCACCAGTTGGAGAGCGACAAAGCCGGAAATCTGCTCCTGCTGGAACTCAGCCAGAAAGAACAGATCAAAGCAGAAAAAAAGATCACGGCAATAGCCGGAATCATACTGAATCCGCAGGATAGTGTAGCCGCCACCGTTATGAACTGCTGCAACTATATCTTCTCGGAGTTCAGTTACATCAAAGGCATCACGGATGTGGAAACCACTGTGGATGATATCCTGGAGCACCGTTCCGGCGTATGCCAGGATTTCGCGCACCTGATGTTGCAGATATTACGTTCTCTGAAGATCCCCGCCCGCTATGTGAGCGGTTATATCTGTCCGAACAAGAACGGCATGCGCGGAGAAGGCGCTACGCACGCCTGGGTGGAAGCCTGGATTCCGGGACAGGGATGGGCGGGAATCGATCCCACCAACAATGTATGGACCACCAATACCCACGTGAAGCTTGCTACAGGTCGCAACTTCAAGGATTGTACGCCTGCGAAGGGCATGTTCCGGGGAAGGGCTTACCAGCGGTTATCCGTATACGTTTCCGTGGGTTATGAAAGCGGCCAGGTATTCGAAGAAATGAACGATGTTACCACGAGGTTCAGAGATGCCCCGCCACTGGAAGATGCGGAGGCGCAGCAACAACAGTAG